The proteins below are encoded in one region of Ostrinia nubilalis chromosome 3, ilOstNubi1.1, whole genome shotgun sequence:
- the LOC135088091 gene encoding sodium/potassium-transporting ATPase subunit beta-2-like, giving the protein MTVKKRPSDLTSLERFNLYYKEKEDPLTAGEKFRRFIWNPKTRQFCGRTGASWSKIALFYFIFYMALAILVAICMWTFLQLLDARKPMWQLESSIIGTNPGLGFRPTPPEVASSVIWYKGNDPGSHQFWVKQMSKFLTAYKRDGKKAGAGQNIHNCDFKLPPPAGKVCDVDISAWGPCVEDNNFAYHKSTPCIFLKLNKIFGWKPHYYNSSDSLPVDMPDDLKEHIRNMTAYDKNYLNMVWVSCLGENPADRENIGPITYMPYRGFPGYYFPYTNQEGYLSPLVAVHLQRPKTGMLINMECRAWAHNIMYDRHEGMGTVHIEIMIE; this is encoded by the exons ATGACCGTGAAGAAGCGGCCTTCCGACCTGACGAGCCTGGAGAGGTTCAACCTCTACTACAAGGAGAAGGAGGACCCTCTAACGGCGGGGGAGAAGTTCAGGAGGTTCATATGGAACCCGAAGACAAGGCAGTTCTGCGGCAGGACCGGAGCTAGCTGGT CCAAAATAGCCTTATTCTACTTTATCTTCTACATGGCGCTGGCGATCCTCGTGGCCATCTGCATGTGGACCTTCCTGCAGCTTCTGGACGCACGGAAGCCTATGTGGCAGCTTGAGAGTAGCATCATCGGCACCAACCCAGGGCTGGGCTTTAGGCCCACGCCGCCAGAGGTTGCCAGCAGCGTCATCTGGTACAAGGGAAACGACCCCGGCAGCCACCAGTTCTGGGTGAAGCAGATGTCCAAGTTCTTGACTG CCTACAAACGCGACGGTAAGAAAGCTGGAGCTGGTCAGAATATCCACAACTGCGACTTCAAGCTACCTCCACCAGCGGGTAAAGTGTGTGACGTGGACATCAGCGCCTGGGGCCCTTGCGTGGAGGACAACAACTTCGCCTACCACAAGTCCACGCCCTGCATCTTCTTGAAGCTGAACAAGATCTTCGGATGGAAGCCCCACTACTATAACAGCTCGGACAGCCTGCCCGTCGATATGCCTGATGATCTGAAGGAGCACATCAGGAATATGACGGCGTATGATAAGAATTAT TTGAACATGGTGTGGGTGTCATGCCTGGGCGAGAACCCGGCCGACCGGGAGAACATCGGGCCCATCACGTACATGCCCTACCGGGGCTTCCCTGGCTACTACTTCCCCTACACCAACCAGGAGGGCTACCTCAGCCCATTGGTCGCAGTGCACTTGCAAAGGCCGAAGA CGGGCATGCTGATCAACATGGAGTGCCGCGCGTGGGCGCACAACATCATGTACGACCGCCACGAGGGCATGGGCACCGTCCACATCGAGATCATGATTGAGTAG